From a single Nostoc sp. MS1 genomic region:
- a CDS encoding DUF561 domain-containing protein: MAMPSTLQRAFTNHRVLKVISGLNNFDANHVAAIVKAAELGGATFVDIAADADLVQLVKRLITLPVCVSAVEPEKFVLAVEAGADLIEIGNFDSFYAQGRRFEAEEVLALTKQTRASLAEITLSVTVPHILKLDQQVQLAEELVKAGADIIQTEGGTSSQPTHPGSLGLIEKAAPTLAAAYEISRAVSVPVLCASGISNVTAPLAIAAGAAGVGVGSAINQLNSEVAMIAAVRGLVEALGTVDRVIV; encoded by the coding sequence ATGGCAATGCCTTCGACACTGCAACGTGCATTCACCAACCACCGCGTACTGAAAGTAATTAGCGGTTTGAACAACTTTGACGCTAATCACGTCGCAGCTATTGTAAAAGCTGCTGAACTGGGTGGTGCAACTTTTGTAGATATCGCCGCCGATGCTGATTTGGTTCAGCTAGTTAAAAGATTGATCACTCTACCAGTTTGTGTCTCAGCAGTAGAACCAGAAAAATTTGTCTTAGCAGTAGAGGCTGGTGCAGATTTAATTGAAATTGGTAACTTCGATTCTTTCTACGCTCAAGGACGCAGATTTGAGGCTGAAGAAGTCCTAGCGTTAACAAAACAAACCCGTGCTTCGTTAGCAGAAATTACCCTATCTGTGACTGTTCCCCACATTCTCAAACTAGATCAACAGGTACAGTTAGCCGAAGAACTAGTTAAGGCTGGAGCAGATATTATCCAAACTGAAGGCGGTACTAGCAGCCAGCCTACCCACCCCGGAAGCTTGGGGTTAATTGAAAAAGCTGCCCCCACCTTGGCCGCAGCTTATGAAATTTCTCGTGCTGTGTCAGTACCAGTATTGTGTGCTTCCGGCATTTCTAACGTTACCGCACCGTTGGCGATCGCGGCTGGTGCTGCTGGTGTTGGTGTCGGTTCTGCCATCAACCAACTCAATAGTGAAGTAGCTATGATTGCGGCTGTACGCGGCTTAGTAGAAGCTTTGGGAACCGTTGATCGTGTAATCGTC
- a CDS encoding NADAR family protein, which yields MTIYFYTTGEQYGCFSNFSSHGFVLDDLYWFTSEHYFQSQKFLGTPHVEQIRLVKSPKEAAKMGRERTRPLRPDWSEVKDDIMRKAVLRKFATHADIKEILLSTGDEEIVENSPIDYYWGCGADGSGKNMLGIILMETREILR from the coding sequence ATGACTATTTATTTCTACACAACTGGCGAACAATACGGTTGTTTTTCTAACTTTTCATCTCACGGATTTGTATTAGATGATTTGTATTGGTTCACCAGTGAACATTACTTTCAATCCCAAAAGTTTTTAGGCACACCTCATGTAGAACAGATTCGTTTAGTAAAATCACCAAAAGAAGCTGCCAAAATGGGACGAGAGAGAACTCGCCCTTTACGTCCAGATTGGTCAGAAGTTAAAGACGATATCATGCGGAAGGCGGTGTTACGCAAATTTGCAACTCATGCTGATATTAAGGAAATTCTGCTGTCAACTGGCGATGAAGAAATTGTTGAGAACTCTCCCATCGATTACTACTGGGGTTGTGGAGCCGATGGTAGTGGTAAAAATATGTTAGGCATAATTTTGATGGAAACTCGTGAAATATTACGCTAA